A DNA window from Aestuariispira ectoiniformans contains the following coding sequences:
- a CDS encoding YdcF family protein, with protein sequence MNFYSLVFLFFPIPGVFLLILGLGFLKGRGRAFCTGLGMAILVFLAFPVTSKLLVLPLLVHGQSLVEIIDSRPDVILVPTGGVRQVGDADYVPKEHTMARITHAKHLQDVLQIPMIVSGGDVKGIGTSESAIAVKAVQLEADKVILDQKAMNTAQNVDAFVEIMKQNGLSRPVVATDAVHTRRVAATLLAHGVSAALSPAWEDVATPITPQDFVPSRIGYRYANRVAIAYAAILKYLAQGHFQWGHLTAIK encoded by the coding sequence TGATTCTGGGACTGGGGTTTCTGAAGGGCCGGGGCCGCGCCTTTTGTACGGGCCTCGGGATGGCGATCCTTGTCTTCCTGGCCTTTCCGGTCACGTCCAAACTGCTGGTTCTCCCTCTTCTGGTCCACGGACAAAGCCTGGTTGAGATTATCGACAGCCGTCCGGACGTCATTCTGGTGCCAACGGGGGGCGTAAGGCAGGTCGGTGACGCCGACTATGTCCCGAAGGAACACACAATGGCTCGGATAACCCATGCCAAGCACCTGCAGGACGTCCTTCAAATCCCGATGATCGTCTCAGGCGGCGACGTGAAAGGCATTGGCACATCCGAAAGCGCCATCGCCGTGAAAGCGGTTCAACTGGAAGCCGACAAGGTTATATTGGACCAGAAAGCAATGAACACGGCCCAGAATGTCGACGCCTTTGTTGAAATCATGAAACAGAACGGCCTTTCCCGGCCGGTGGTCGCGACGGATGCGGTTCATACAAGGCGCGTGGCGGCGACCCTTCTGGCCCATGGCGTTTCCGCCGCGCTCAGCCCCGCCTGGGAGGATGTCGCCACGCCCATCACGCCGCAGGACTTCGTGCCCAGCCGCATCGGCTATCGCTATGCCAATCGCGTCGCCATCGCCTATGCCGCCATCCTGAAATACCTGGCACAGGGGCATTTCCAGTGGGGGCATTTGACGGCGATCAAATAA